A window from Drosophila yakuba strain Tai18E2 chromosome 3L, Prin_Dyak_Tai18E2_2.1, whole genome shotgun sequence encodes these proteins:
- the LOC6532332 gene encoding DNA replication complex GINS protein PSF1, whose translation MSGQTKMFGEKAFDLLKELERSSQTIPAFDDDGVRQVLEEIKAIFEENVAQASTYNASGDRSLWPLLNFRHAALQRNKRCLLAYLYERCKRIKALRWEFGPIIPGDIKQALCEPEVTFFNNYSKSLAAYMCSAGYNQGLPIDLTNNLRPPKSLYIEVRCMEDYGKFELDDGEVIHLKKNSQHYLPRAQVESLVRQGILHHIA comes from the coding sequence ATGAGCGGACAAACCAAAATGTTTGGCGAGAAAGCCTTCGACCTTCTTAAGGAACTGGAGAGGTCATCGCAGACCATTCCCGCCTTCGACGACGACGGTGTGCGCCAGGTTCTGGAGGAGATCAAGGCGATATTCGAGGAGAACGTGGCCCAGGCCTCCACCTACAATGCTTCCGGGGATCGCAGTCTGTGGCCTCTTCTCAACTTCAGACACGCAGCTCTCCAGCGTAACAAGAGGTGTCTGCTGGCCTACTTATACGAACGGTGCAAGAGGATCAAGGCCCTGAGGTGGGAGTTTGGACCCATTATTCCCGGGGACATCAAGCAGGCACTCTGTGAACCGGAGGTCACCTTCTTCAACAACTACTCCAAATCCCTGGCTGCCTACATGTGCAGTGCAGGCTACAACCAGGGATTGCCCATCGACCTCACCAACAATCTGCGTCCCCCGAAGTCCCTTTACATAGAGGTGCGCTGCATGGAGGACTATGGAAAGTTCGAACTGGATGACGGCGAGGTGATCCACCTGAAGAAGAACAGTCAGCACTATTTGCCCAGAGCTCAAGTGGAGTCTCTCGTGAGGCAGGGCATTCTACACCACATAGCTTAG
- the LOC6532334 gene encoding uncharacterized protein LOC6532334 encodes MDKAENRSKLADNFLYMLEFVVDDLLITRPNLCAPEEYPTCTEITFRSIFLNIRDRENGSCVSPCSPKTGKCTLFTLESPITDEDVMHIHVYKKRTESCKFLLGLTELPMKPIFDRVKKEFDAQNINWEENVISHVSRLPKLRGPCKKASDCICYEKNRERREQWCPTSELSKRMLPLFNLCKMQTGNIVLILRLVCNGPSVVSSFPVQSPKCCPCPAIWPAPCTAPFDPCDPCKSVTTKRT; translated from the coding sequence ATGGACAAAGCGGAGAATCGCTCTAAACTTGCTGATAACTTCCTGTACATGCTGGAGTTCGTGGTGGACGATCTGCTGATCACTCGTCCAAACCTCTGTGCTCCGGAGGAGTACCCCACTTGCACGGAGATCACGTTCCGGTCGATCTTTCTGAATATCCGTGATCGGGAGAATGGAAGCTGCGTTAGCCCCTGTTCGCCCAAGACCGGAAAGTGCACCCTCTTCACGCTGGAGTCGCCGATTACGGACGAGGACGTGATGCACATTCACGTCTACAAGAAGCGCACCGAGAGCTGCAAGTTTCTGCTCGGACTGACCGAGCTGCCGATGAAGCCGATCTTCGACAGGGTCAAGAAGGAGTTCGATGCGCAGAACATAAACTGGGAGGAGAACGTCATATCCCATGTGTCGCGTCTGCCCAAGCTGAGAGGTCCCTGCAAGAAAGCCAGTGACTGCATCTGCTACGAGAAGAACAGGGAGCGGCGGGAGCAGTGGTGTCCCACCTCGGAGCTGAGCAAGCGGATGCTGCCGCTCTTCAACCTGTGCAAAATGCAGACCGGCAACATAGTGCTGATCCTAAGACTGGTGTGCAACGGGCCCTCCGTGGTATCCTCCTTTCCCGTCCAGAGTCCCAAGTGCTGTCCTTGCCCGGCCATTTGGCCTGCTCCCTGTACGGCGCCCTTCGATCCCTGCGATCCTTGCAAGTCCGTGACAACCAAGCGTACTTGA
- the LOC6532335 gene encoding uncharacterized protein LOC6532335 encodes MDKSDKTEKSEKTEKPEKPPKIAGNFLYMFEFVVDDLLITRQNLCAPEEYPTCTEITFRSSVYVNLCDREVGTCVNPCSPKCGKCALFTLDSPITDKDVLQVHVYKKRTESCKFLIGLSELKVKPIFDRVKESFDAENPDWEGAMLGHIAQLPKMKGPTSKGLLDNCACYEKLNERHEQWCPTSELSKRLLPLFNLCKMQTGNIVLILRLVCNGPTIVSTFPFSKVCSRNPKCPEPCCGPCGPCGPCGPCAPCGPCPPPPSCGSCPPPPRCGPPCPPPCDPCDQCDPCSPCCGGGTATGGPMDKKGCKGPCAQPPCRRCTMVDPCAKRVEPPAKCLRYYSCNLDKLCPCDYCEDEFDRECPTVPTKRCNMSPIEQKLQKCGPCGGIPPYPRFIQERMQAELLNKPEKDPKKDKDGKKDKDGKDGKDGKAGKDKGKKKRQAGGAVCRVGDENVPSAVYEVCDPVCEGVLQATRKMRYKEPSGRCDRREEEYDMACDEARKRAVRKLRHLLVKYNIQIEN; translated from the exons ATGGACAAGTCTGATAAAACTGAGAAATCCGAAAAGACCGAGAAGCCAGAGAAACCTCCCAAGATTGCAGGAAACTTCCTGTACATGTTCGAGTTCGTGGTGGACGACCTGCTGATCACCCGCCAGAATCTCTGCGCTCCGGAGGAGTATCCCACCTGCACGGAGATCACGTTCCGCTCGTCGGTATACGTGAATCTCTGCGATCGGGAGGTGGGCACCTGTGTTAACCCATGTTCGCCCAAGTGCGGAAAGTGCGCCCTGTTCACGCTGGACTCTCCCATCACGGACAAGGATGTGCTGCAGGTGCATGTCTATAAGAAACGCACGGAGAGCTGCAAGTTCCTGATAGGACTATCGGAGCTAAAGGTGAAGCCCATCTTCGACCGCGTAAAGGAGTCCTTCGATGCCGAGAATCCCGACTGGGAGGGCGCCATGCTGGGCCACATCGCCCAGCTGCCCAAGATGAAGGGGCCCACCAGCAAGGGCCTCCTGGACAATTGTGCCTGCTACGAGAAGCTGAACGAACGCCACGAGCAGTGGTGTCCCACTTCGGAGTTGTCCAAGCGGCTGCTGCCCCTCTTCAACCTCTGCAAGATGCAGACCGGCAACATAGTGCTCATCCTTCGTTTGGTGTGCAATGGTCCAACCATTGTGTCCACGTTCCCCTTCAGCAAGGTCTGCTCCCGGAACCCCAAGTGCCCAGAGCCCTGCTGCGGTCCTTGTGGTCCTTGCGGCCCCTGTGGCCCCTGTGCCCCCTGCGGCCCCTGCCCTCCACCTCCCAGCTGCGGCTCTTGCCCACCTCCTCCCCGCTGTGGTCCACCATGCCCCCCACCCTGCGACCCCTGCGATCAGTGCGATCCTTGCAGTCCATGCTGTGGTGGCGGAACTGCCACCGGGGGACCCATGGACAAGAAGGGCTGCAAGGGCCCTTGTGCCCAGCCTCCTTGTCGTCGCTGCACAATGGTGGATCCTTGTGCCAAGCGAGTCGAACCTCCGGCGAAGTGCCTCAGGTACTACTCCTGCAATCTGGACAAACTCTGTCCCTGTGATTACTGCGAGGACGAGTTCGATAGGG AATGCCCCACTGTTCCCACAAAACGCTGCAATATGTCGCCCATCGAACAAAAGCTGCAGAAATGCGGTCCCTGCGGCGGAATTCCACCGTACCCACGCTTCATCCAGGAGAGGATGCAGGCCGAGCTCCTCAACAAACCGGAAAAGGATCCCAAGAAGGACAAGGATGGTAAGAAGGACAAGGATGGCAAGGATGGAAAAGATGGAAAGGCTGGCAAGGACAAGGGCAAGAAGAAGCGTCAGGCTGGAGGAGCCGTTTGCCGCGTAGGAGACGAGAATGTTCCGTCCGCCGTCTACGAGGTTTGCGATCCTGTCTGCGAAGGAGTCCTCCAGGCGACCAGGAAAATGCGGTACAAGGAGCCCAGTGGCAGGTGCGACCGGCGGGAGGAGGAGTACGATATGGCCTGTGATGAAG CGCGAAAACGGGCTGTGCGGAAATTGCGCCACTTACTGGTGAAGTACAATATCCAAATTGAGAATTGA
- the LOC6532333 gene encoding phosphatidylinositol-3-phosphatase SAC1 isoform X2: MDSRENAVYDDMNLYITPESFIIEPNGGAEVLVVGRHDKVTRVQPASGGQLANLRPTRRICGVLGTIHLLSCDYLLVATHRLFVGVLNGAVVWRLAGYDIIPYIPNAIQRKENETYLRLLRQTLDTKFFYFSYRYDLTNSLQRQRQVAQSRPEVSGLLQSAEQRFVWNGYVLRQFNCDKMEKFQLPLVLGFVSINQVEINGQTFFWSIITRRSVQRAGTRLFCRGSDDKGHVANFVETEQIVEFNGQLTGFVQTRGSMPFHWHQLPNLRYKPRPVLVPGKDHLAACSLHFKEQVGLYGNNVAVNLVDHKGAEGELEATYARLVREIGNPQVRYESFDFHSECRKMRWDRLNILIDRLAHEQDQFGVYHVFDDGKLVSTQTGVFRTNCIDCLDRTNVVQSMLARRSLTAVLQKLGVLHVGQRVEHASAIFESIFKGVWADNADLVSLQYSGTCALKTDFTRTGKRTKAGAMQDGKNSLMRYYLNNFADGQRQDSIDLFLGKHLVNDNEGGAVPSPLDSKRGWRFFTFPSVLLIAVAMFMITMTYPAEFNTENLLFMLFWGAMIAVSATGILHYGIEFVQWPRLFPPISFRDP; encoded by the coding sequence ATGGACAGCAGGGAGAACGCCGTGTACGATGACATGAACCTGTACATCACACCGGAGAGCTTCATCATCGAGCCGAATGGTGGAGCAGAGGTGTTGGTAGTCGGGCGCCACGACAAAGTCACCAGGGTTCAGCCAGCAAGCGGAGGTCAGCTGGCCAACCTTCGGCCCACCAGGAGGATTTGTGGGGTGCTGGGCACCATTCACCTACTGAGCTGCGACTACCTTCTGGTGGCCACCCACCGCCTCTTCGTGGGCGTGCTCAATGGTGCCGTTGTGTGGAGATTAGCTGGCTATGACATCATACCCTACATTCCCAATGCCATCCAGCGCAAGGAAAACGAAACCTACTTGCGACTGCTACGACAGACACTGGACACCAAGTTCTTTTACTTCTCCTACCGCTACGACCTCACCAATTCCctccagcggcagcggcaagtGGCCCAATCGCGGCCAGAGGTGTCCGGATTGCTCCAGAGCGCTGAGCAGCGATTCGTTTGGAATGGCTATGTGCTGCGGCAGTTCAACTGCGACAAGATGGAGAAGTTCCAGCTGCCACTAGTCCTGGGCTTTGTGTCCATCAACCAGGTGGAGATCAACGGGCAGACATTCTTCTGGAGCATCATCACCAGACGTTCCGTGCAGCGGGCGGGCACACGACTCTTTTGCCGAGGCAGCGACGACAAGGGCCATGTTGCGAACTTCGTGGAGACCGAGCAAATAGTGGAGTTCAACGGGCAGTTGACGGGATTCGTGCAGACACGAGGCAGCATGCCCTTCCACTGGCACCAGCTGCCCAATTTGCGGTACAAGCCGCGACCTGTTCTTGTGCCGGGCAAGGACCATCTGGCCGCCTGCTCTCTCCACTTTAAGGAACAAGTCGGTCTGTATGGCAACAATGTGGCTGTGAATCTAGTGGATCACAAAGGCGCCGAGGGCGAGCTCGAGGCTACTTATGCCCGCCTGGTTCGAGAAATTGGAAATCCACAAGTGCGCTACGAGTCTTTTGACTTCCACAGCGAGTGCCGTAAGATGCGCTGGGACCGGTTGAACATACTCATCGATCGCCTGGCCCACGAGCAGGATCAGTTCGGTGTCTATCATGTCTTCGACGACGGAAAACTGGTGTCCACGCAGACAGGAGTCTTCCGAACGAATTGTATCGACTGCCTGGATAGGACGAACGTGGTGCAGAGCATGTTAGCCCGCAGATCCCTCACTGCGGTACTCCAGAAGCTGGGAGTTCTTCATGTGGGTCAGCGAGTGGAACATGCCTCCGCCATTTTCGAAAGCATTTTTAAGGGCGTGTGGGCGGACAACGCTGATCTGGTATCGCTACAATATTCCGGAACGTGTGCGCTCAAGACGGACTTCACCAGGACGGGCAAGAGGACCAAGGCTGGTGCTATGCAGGATGGCAAGAACTCACTGATGCGTTACTATCTGAACAACTTTGCCGATGGACAGCGGCAAGACAGCATCGATCTTTTCCTTGGCAAGCATCTGGTCAACGACAACGAGGGCGGTGCCGTGCCATCGCCACTGGATTCGAAGCGTGGTTGGCGGTTCTTCACCTTCCCCTCAGTGCTGCTGATAGCCGTGGCCATGTTTATGATCACGATGACCTATCCGGCCGAGTTCAACACGGAGAACCTGCTGTTCATGCTCTTCTGGGGCGCAATGATCGCCGTTAGTGCCACGGGAATCCTGCACTACGGCATCGAGTTCGTGCAGTGGCCGCGGCTTTTTCCGCCCATCTCCTTTCGAGACCCATGA
- the LOC6532333 gene encoding phosphatidylinositol-3-phosphatase SAC1 isoform X1, translated as MPSWLNWCNCEGALPHATFEVGRPPPPEIMDSRENAVYDDMNLYITPESFIIEPNGGAEVLVVGRHDKVTRVQPASGGQLANLRPTRRICGVLGTIHLLSCDYLLVATHRLFVGVLNGAVVWRLAGYDIIPYIPNAIQRKENETYLRLLRQTLDTKFFYFSYRYDLTNSLQRQRQVAQSRPEVSGLLQSAEQRFVWNGYVLRQFNCDKMEKFQLPLVLGFVSINQVEINGQTFFWSIITRRSVQRAGTRLFCRGSDDKGHVANFVETEQIVEFNGQLTGFVQTRGSMPFHWHQLPNLRYKPRPVLVPGKDHLAACSLHFKEQVGLYGNNVAVNLVDHKGAEGELEATYARLVREIGNPQVRYESFDFHSECRKMRWDRLNILIDRLAHEQDQFGVYHVFDDGKLVSTQTGVFRTNCIDCLDRTNVVQSMLARRSLTAVLQKLGVLHVGQRVEHASAIFESIFKGVWADNADLVSLQYSGTCALKTDFTRTGKRTKAGAMQDGKNSLMRYYLNNFADGQRQDSIDLFLGKHLVNDNEGGAVPSPLDSKRGWRFFTFPSVLLIAVAMFMITMTYPAEFNTENLLFMLFWGAMIAVSATGILHYGIEFVQWPRLFPPISFRDP; from the exons ATGCCATCTTGGTTAAATTGGTGCAACTGCGAAGGCGCATTACCACATGCGA CCTTCGAAGTGGGCCGACCACCGCCCCCGGAAATCATGGACAGCAGGGAGAACGCCGTGTACGATGACATGAACCTGTACATCACACCGGAGAGCTTCATCATCGAGCCGAATGGTGGAGCAGAGGTGTTGGTAGTCGGGCGCCACGACAAAGTCACCAGGGTTCAGCCAGCAAGCGGAGGTCAGCTGGCCAACCTTCGGCCCACCAGGAGGATTTGTGGGGTGCTGGGCACCATTCACCTACTGAGCTGCGACTACCTTCTGGTGGCCACCCACCGCCTCTTCGTGGGCGTGCTCAATGGTGCCGTTGTGTGGAGATTAGCTGGCTATGACATCATACCCTACATTCCCAATGCCATCCAGCGCAAGGAAAACGAAACCTACTTGCGACTGCTACGACAGACACTGGACACCAAGTTCTTTTACTTCTCCTACCGCTACGACCTCACCAATTCCctccagcggcagcggcaagtGGCCCAATCGCGGCCAGAGGTGTCCGGATTGCTCCAGAGCGCTGAGCAGCGATTCGTTTGGAATGGCTATGTGCTGCGGCAGTTCAACTGCGACAAGATGGAGAAGTTCCAGCTGCCACTAGTCCTGGGCTTTGTGTCCATCAACCAGGTGGAGATCAACGGGCAGACATTCTTCTGGAGCATCATCACCAGACGTTCCGTGCAGCGGGCGGGCACACGACTCTTTTGCCGAGGCAGCGACGACAAGGGCCATGTTGCGAACTTCGTGGAGACCGAGCAAATAGTGGAGTTCAACGGGCAGTTGACGGGATTCGTGCAGACACGAGGCAGCATGCCCTTCCACTGGCACCAGCTGCCCAATTTGCGGTACAAGCCGCGACCTGTTCTTGTGCCGGGCAAGGACCATCTGGCCGCCTGCTCTCTCCACTTTAAGGAACAAGTCGGTCTGTATGGCAACAATGTGGCTGTGAATCTAGTGGATCACAAAGGCGCCGAGGGCGAGCTCGAGGCTACTTATGCCCGCCTGGTTCGAGAAATTGGAAATCCACAAGTGCGCTACGAGTCTTTTGACTTCCACAGCGAGTGCCGTAAGATGCGCTGGGACCGGTTGAACATACTCATCGATCGCCTGGCCCACGAGCAGGATCAGTTCGGTGTCTATCATGTCTTCGACGACGGAAAACTGGTGTCCACGCAGACAGGAGTCTTCCGAACGAATTGTATCGACTGCCTGGATAGGACGAACGTGGTGCAGAGCATGTTAGCCCGCAGATCCCTCACTGCGGTACTCCAGAAGCTGGGAGTTCTTCATGTGGGTCAGCGAGTGGAACATGCCTCCGCCATTTTCGAAAGCATTTTTAAGGGCGTGTGGGCGGACAACGCTGATCTGGTATCGCTACAATATTCCGGAACGTGTGCGCTCAAGACGGACTTCACCAGGACGGGCAAGAGGACCAAGGCTGGTGCTATGCAGGATGGCAAGAACTCACTGATGCGTTACTATCTGAACAACTTTGCCGATGGACAGCGGCAAGACAGCATCGATCTTTTCCTTGGCAAGCATCTGGTCAACGACAACGAGGGCGGTGCCGTGCCATCGCCACTGGATTCGAAGCGTGGTTGGCGGTTCTTCACCTTCCCCTCAGTGCTGCTGATAGCCGTGGCCATGTTTATGATCACGATGACCTATCCGGCCGAGTTCAACACGGAGAACCTGCTGTTCATGCTCTTCTGGGGCGCAATGATCGCCGTTAGTGCCACGGGAATCCTGCACTACGGCATCGAGTTCGTGCAGTGGCCGCGGCTTTTTCCGCCCATCTCCTTTCGAGACCCATGA
- the LOC6532331 gene encoding kinesin-like protein Klp61F, with the protein MDISGGNTSRQPPKKSNQNIQVYVRVRPLNSRERCIRSAEVVEVVGPREVVTRHTLDSKLTKKFTFDRSFGPESKQCDVYSVVVSPLIEEVLNGYNCTVFAYGQTGTGKTHTMVGNETAELKSSWEDDSDIGIIPRALSHLFDELRMMEVEYTMRISYLELYNEELCDLLSTDDTTKIRIFDDSTKKGSVIIQGLEEIPVHSKDDVYKLLEKGKERRKTATTLMNAQSSRSHTVFSIVVHIRENGIEGEDMLKIGKLNLVDLAGSENVSKAGNEKGIRVRETVNINQSLLTLGRVITALVDRAPHVPYRESKLTRLLQESLGGRTKTSIIATISPGHKDIEETLSTLEYAHRAKNIQNKPEVNQKLTKKTVLKEYTEEIDKLKRDLMAARDKNGIYLAEETYGEITLKLESQNRELNEKMLLLKALKDELQNKEKIFSEVSMSLVEKTQELKKTEENLMNTKGTLLLTKKVLTKTKRRYKEKKELVASHMKTEQVLTTQAQEILAAADMARDDTHQLLGTIERRRDVDEKIRRSCDQFKDRMQDNLEMIGGGLNLYQDQQTALKEQLSQQMEQSSNVSQRLATNASKSIEMLKEVCSQSLRDQTNLQNKLIAEVLKISDQHSQKYVAKLMEQMQQRQLLMSKEIQSNLQEIEENNQRHKAMLDSMQEKFAHIIDSSLQSLEEHTKQMHQKLEQVGAMSLPDAEELQKLEEELANERALAQQEETLLESMMMQMEQIKNLRAKNSISMSIHINKMEESRLTRNQRIDDIKSGIQAYQKLGTEASESAQAELSSQMEAGMLCLDQGVANCSMLQVHMKNLNQECEKETDENVASVRLHHTQVESICQEGKQQLEAVQVKTQDSLEQMVGARQQLITEDRQRFLGHATVATDLVQESNRHSKEHAALQRQQLQICEQELVRFQQSELKTYAPTGTTPSKRDFVYPRALVATSPHQDIVKRYRQEQDWSDLDTTATIDECSEGEHEDSLQSVQELSDTETIMNSTPIEPVDGVTVKRGCGTTRNSNSNALKPPVVTGGKRSSSLSRSLTPRKGSPRSSPALGRHNKENVA; encoded by the exons ATGGACATATCTGGTGGGAATACGTCACGCCAGCCGCCCAAGAAGTCCAACCAAAACATCCAGGTGTATGTGCGCGTCAG ACCTCTCAATTCTCGCGAACGATGCATCCGATCCGCCGAAGTCGTGGAAGTGGTCGGACCACGGGAAGTGGTCACCCGCCACACGCTGGACTCCAAGCTCACCAAGAAGTTCACCTTTGACCGCAGCTTTGGACCCGAATCCAAGCAGTGCGACGTCTACTCCGTCGTGGTGTCCCCGCTGATCGAGGAGGTGCTCAATGGCTACAACTGCACGGTTTTTGCTTATGGGCAAACGGGCACAGGAAAGACCCACACCATGGTGGGCAATGAGACCGCCGAACTGAAATCCTCCTGGGAAGAT GACTCCGACATCGGCATCATACCGCGAGCTCTGAGTCACCTTTTCGATGAGCTGCGCATGATGGAGGTTGAGTACACGATGCGCATTTCCTACTTGGAGCTGTACAACGAGGAGCTGTGCGATCTTCTGTCCACCGATGACACCACCAAGATACGCATTTTTGACGACAGCACCAAAAAGGGTTCGGTTATTATTCAGGGCCTGGAGGAGATACCAGTGCACAGCAAGGATGATGTGTACAAGCTGCTGGAGAAGGGAAAGGAGCGTCGCAAGACAGCCACCACCCTGATGAATGCCCAGTCCTCACGCTCACACACCGTATTTTCTATAGTCGTGCACATCAGGGAGAACGGCATCGAAGGAGAGGACATGCTGAAAATCGGTAAACTTAATCTGGTGGATCTGGCGGGCAGTGAAAATGTTTCCAAGGCGGGAAATGAAAAGGGAATACGTGTGCGGGAAACAGTGAACATTAATCAGAGCCTCTTGACTCTCGGTAGAGTAATTACCGCTTTGGTCGATCGCGCTCCTCACGTTCCATATCGTGAATCAAAGCTGACTAGGCTGCTGCAGGAATCACTGGGTGGCAGGACCAAGACGTCCATCATAGCCACCATATCGCCGGGCCACAAGGACATCGAGGAGACCCTAAGCACTTTAGAGTATGCTCATCGCGCTAAGAACATTCAAAACAAGCCCGAAGTTAACCAGAAGCTGACCAAGAAGACCGTGCTCAAGGAATACACCGAGGAAATCGACAAGCTCAAAAGAGATCTTATGGCGGCCAGGGACAAGAATGGCATCTATTTGGCCGAGGAAACATACGGGGAGATAACATTGAAGTTAGAATCCCAGAACCGCGAGCTTAATGAAAAGATGCTACTGCTCAAGGCTTTAAAGGACGAACTGCAGAACAAAGAGAAGATCTTCAGCGAAGTGAGCATGAGTCTTGTGGAGAAAACGCAGGAGCTAAAGAAGACCGAGGAGAACCTAATGAACACGAAAGGTACTTTGCTTCTGACCAAGAAAGTGCTGACAAAGACCAAGCGACGCTACAAGGAAAAAAAGGAGTTGGTGGCCTCGCACATGAAAACGGAGCAGGTTTTGACCACACAGGCTCAGGAAATCCTAGCCGCTGCTGATATGGCCAGGGATGATACTCATCAGCTACTGGGAACCATCGAAAGAAGGCGTGATGTGGACGAGAAGATTCGCCGATCTTGCGATCAGTTTAAAGATCGAATGCAGGACAATTTGGAAATGATTGGTGGTGGCCTCAATTTGTATCAGGATCAGCAGACAGCCCTCAAGGAGCAACTAAGCCAACAAATGG AACAATCCAGCAATGTAAGCCAACGCCTTGCAACAAATGCCAGCAAAAGCATTGAAATGCTTAAGGAGGTATGCTCTCAATCGCTACGGGATCAGACCAACCTCCAGAACAAGTTAATAGCAGAAGTCTTGAAGATCAGCGATCAACACTCGCAGAAATATGTCGCCAAGCTGATggagcagatgcagcagcgACAGCTTTTGATGAGCAAAGAAATTCAGTCAAATCTTCAGGAGATCGAAGAAAACAACCAGCGGCACAAAGCCATGCTGGACTCTATGCAGGAAAAGTTCGCCCACATAATTGACAGCAGTTTACAGTCCCTGGAAGAACATACGAAGCAAATGCACCAGAAGTTGGAACAGGTCGGGGCAATGAGCTTGCCAGATGCGGAGGAACTGCAGAAGCTTGAAGAGGAATTGGCGAATGAACGAGCTCTGGCACAGCAGGAGGAAACTCTTCTGGAGTCCATGATGATGCAGATGGAACAGATCAAGAACCTGCGGGCCAAAAATAGCATTAGCATGTCCATACACATTAATAAGATGGAGGAGAGTCGACTGACGAGAAATCAACGCATCGATGATATTAAGTCAGGTATCCAAGCCTACCAAAAGTTGGGTACAGAAGCTTCTGAATCCGCACAAGCGGAGCTCAGCAGTCAAATGGAGGCGGGAATGCTTTGTCTGGACCAAGGCGTTGCCAACTGTTCGATGCTCCAGGTTCATATGAAGAATCTCAACCAGGAATGTGAAAAGGAAACAGATGAAAACGTTGCTTCCGTTCGCCTGCACCACACTCAGGTGGAATCAATTTGCCAGGAAGGCAAGCAGCAGCTTGAGGCGGTGCAGGTGAAAACCCAAGATAGCCTGGAGCAGATGGTGGGCGCAAGGCAACAGCTAATCACCGAGGACAGACAGCGATTCCTGGGCCATGCCACCGTTGCCACCGATCTTGTTCAAGAGTCGAACCGGCATTCCAAGGAGCATGCAGCACTGCAacgacagcagctgcagaTTTGCGAACAAGAGCTTGTACGCTTCCAACAGTCGGAGTTGAAAACGTACGCCCCCACCGGGACTACTCCCTCAAAGAGGGACTTCGTCTATCCACGCGCCCTGGTGGCCACGTCTCCGCATCAGGACATTGTGAAGCGCTATCGCCAAGAGCAGGACTGGTCAGATCTGGACACCACGGCCACTATTGATGAG TGCAGCGAGGGTGAGCATGAGGACTCCCTGCAATCCGTCCAGGAGCTGTCTGACACTGAAACCATAATGAACTCCACGCCAATTGAGCCTGTGGATGGTGTCACCGTGAAGCGTGGTTGCGGCACCACACGCAACTCCAATTCCAACGCACTGAAGCCACCCGTAGTTACTGGTGGAAAACGAAGCAGCTCGTTGTCACGTTCCCTCACACCCAGGAAAGGTTCACCTCGAAGCTCTCCCGCCTTGGGCAGG caCAACAAAGAAAACGTAGCCTGA
- the LOC6532330 gene encoding glycine-rich cell wall structural protein 1.8: MPSYCLIIALCLLGLVAAKSSDGDRDQWVWRSYNRRERSFRDIDRSSPIRNSYDEKLRREPTTRRPFPGEPENDEIEDYADVEPTRSSDTPNVGTRQFNPYGGQTNAGQFGGLGGYNGNPGVLVGPGGPTGIIGRPQLYPNPYQPGYGGFSGAQNGIGGYPGGYGGIGQGLPGAGFPGANVGGGFNNFPTNALGLNQFPSNGQFPYGSYPGGDFGGNQFAGAGAQFPGLGQYPANQQFGGPQYTEGYGLAGGLGLGQLGVGNGGLGYGGSYPPLGGGGIGYDEKSPAVAEGKNAKSVAASPRKVNDKLSKKV; encoded by the coding sequence ATGCCAAGCTATTGCCTCATCATCGCCCTATGCCTTCTTGGTTTAGTGGCGGCCAAGTCTTCGGATGGAGATCGAGATCAGTGGGTCTGGAGATCCTACAATCGCAGGGAGCGCTCTTTTCGGGACATCGATCGCAGTTCGCCCATAAGGAACTCGTACGACGAAAAGCTGAGGCGGGAGCCCACCACTCGCAGACCTTTTCCCGGCGAACCGGAGAACGATGAGATTGAGGATTACGCCGATGTGGAGCCCACCAGGTCATCGGACACTCCCAACGTAGGCACCCGTCAGTTTAATCCATATGGTGGTCAGACCAATGCCGGACAGTTCGGAGGACTTGGAGGTTATAATGGAAACCCCGGTGTGCTGGTGGGACCTGGAGGACCCACTGGAATCATAGGGAGACCGCAGCTGTACCCTAATCCTTATCAGCCCGGCTACGGCGGATTCTCTGGCGCTCAGAACGGCATTGGTGGATATCCAGGGGGATACGGAGGAATAGGACAGGGACTTCCCGGAGCTGGATTCCCCGGCGCCAACGTGGGCGGTGGTTTTAACAACTTCCCCACCAATGCACTTGGCCTTAACCAATTTCCCAGCAATGGACAATTCCCCTACGGATCCTATCCGGGCGGCGACTTCGGTGGAAACCAGTTCGCGGGTGCAGGTGCCCAGTTCCCAGGATTGGGACAGTACCCCGCCAACCAACAGTTTGGCGGACCTCAGTACACCGAGGGCTATGGTCTGGCAGGAGGATTGGGCCTAGGTCAACTGGGAGTAGGCAACGGTGGACTCGGATATGGCGGCAGTTATCCACCTCTAGGAGGCGGAGGCATCGGTTACGACGAGAAATCGCCAGCTGTGGCCGAGGGTAAGAACGCCAAGAGTGTGGCAGCGTCACCCAGAAAAGTGAATGATAAGCTCAGTAAGAAGGTATAA